In Vicinamibacterales bacterium, a single window of DNA contains:
- a CDS encoding cupin domain-containing protein, with translation MTRRQRTYAVVACLVCFGAGMFAQTATDIVSYQSGPNGTRLDVLFDGPAMGAEVDVGRMTFPPGTNSGDHSHGVTEIFYILEGTLEHVVNGESNILTEGMLGYVKPPDVVSHIVDTDGPPTKALVIWVPGGEAARIGTRWQRIP, from the coding sequence ATGACCCGACGACAACGAACCTACGCAGTAGTGGCCTGCCTGGTCTGTTTTGGGGCCGGCATGTTTGCGCAAACCGCAACTGACATTGTGAGCTACCAGAGCGGACCTAATGGTACACGTCTTGATGTTCTGTTTGACGGCCCCGCCATGGGCGCGGAAGTTGATGTAGGACGGATGACGTTCCCACCAGGAACTAACTCGGGTGACCACTCGCATGGGGTGACCGAGATTTTTTACATCTTGGAAGGAACGCTCGAGCACGTGGTCAATGGAGAGAGTAACATTCTGACCGAGGGCATGTTGGGCTATGTTAAGCCACCCGATGTTGTGAGCCACATCGTCGACACTGACGGACCGCCGACCAAGGCACTTGTCATCTGGGTGCCTGGAGGGGAGGCGGCCAGGATCGGCACGCGCTGGCAGCGTATCCCCTGA
- a CDS encoding DUF5916 domain-containing protein — protein MTDRHTRRIVLAVLVALSPGVRVQAQAIDPFTMRAVKTASPPTVDGVVDVDEWRDAARVTDFIQLEPNRGEPSKFKTEVSVLYDDAHLYVAFVAHDPEPVMGQMTQRDAELWNDDSVQVYLDTFHDGRSGYFFMTNVLGTQLDGRLAEDGMTNDDTWDAPWVSATQQTDFGYTVEVSISLDTLQYAAGDDTTWGINFARSRRRTLERSFWSGPVDHWGRMSQAGDLIGLNLPAPTRRHQVIPYALSQAQEGSSPDASIGLDARYALTPQTSAYVTLNPDFATIEADQEEINLTRFELNLAEKRQFFIEGQELFRQRIRTFYSRRIGDILGGAKVLGTQGGWNFAGVSAQGELQGSTTRANYTVARVRRDVATRSNLGFMLANRSHDGRQQGSVEIDANLFFTEHFGFTGQFVKSYGEYKNGTVAFFARPSYDSPTAHAHVRITHLGDRVADNINAVGFIRDDDRREIDGAVRKTFWLRSGAIERLQYGSNYNIYWGQEGLLRSWKVDESLEFDWRNRWSTSVSHTEEFKRFEKDFRNRQTKVELGYNTRSYESVRGGYSFGRNFDADFQLLSAAANYTVTKEFSVEYDLQRLELDPDPENESTWIHVLRANQFFTPDLFLRVFFQTNSAIDRRNMQAVFVYRYLPPFGTIQVAYQRGTAEFGKRSNQGNTLFIKITTVL, from the coding sequence ATGACTGATCGCCACACTCGACGCATCGTCCTTGCTGTCCTCGTCGCGCTTTCGCCCGGTGTGCGGGTCCAGGCACAGGCCATCGACCCATTTACGATGCGGGCCGTGAAGACGGCCTCTCCGCCGACTGTCGATGGGGTGGTTGACGTTGACGAATGGCGAGACGCAGCACGTGTGACGGATTTCATCCAACTCGAGCCAAACCGCGGAGAACCGTCCAAGTTCAAGACGGAGGTCTCTGTGCTGTATGACGATGCGCATCTCTACGTCGCCTTTGTGGCGCATGACCCAGAGCCGGTGATGGGACAGATGACACAGCGCGACGCGGAGCTTTGGAACGACGACTCGGTGCAGGTCTACCTTGATACGTTCCACGATGGTCGCTCCGGCTATTTCTTCATGACTAACGTGCTGGGCACCCAACTTGATGGCCGGCTGGCCGAGGATGGGATGACCAACGACGACACCTGGGACGCGCCGTGGGTGTCAGCGACGCAACAGACCGACTTCGGATACACCGTCGAGGTCTCCATCTCGTTGGACACGCTGCAATACGCCGCCGGTGACGACACGACTTGGGGCATTAACTTTGCGCGTAGCCGCCGCCGCACGCTGGAACGCAGCTTCTGGTCAGGGCCGGTCGACCACTGGGGCCGGATGTCGCAGGCTGGCGATCTCATCGGTCTGAATCTACCGGCGCCGACTCGTCGTCATCAGGTGATTCCCTATGCGCTGTCGCAAGCGCAAGAGGGCAGTTCACCGGATGCGTCGATCGGGCTGGATGCCCGCTACGCTCTCACCCCGCAGACCTCGGCGTATGTGACTTTGAACCCAGACTTTGCGACGATCGAGGCGGACCAGGAAGAGATCAACCTGACTCGCTTCGAGTTGAACCTGGCCGAGAAGCGACAGTTCTTTATTGAGGGGCAGGAACTGTTTAGGCAGCGGATCAGGACTTTTTACTCTCGTCGGATTGGGGACATCTTGGGTGGCGCGAAAGTCCTCGGCACCCAAGGTGGGTGGAACTTCGCAGGAGTGTCTGCTCAAGGCGAGCTGCAAGGCTCGACGACCCGAGCGAACTACACGGTTGCGCGGGTACGGCGTGACGTGGCGACCCGTTCGAACCTTGGCTTCATGTTGGCGAATCGATCCCACGATGGTCGACAGCAGGGGTCGGTTGAAATTGACGCCAACCTATTCTTCACCGAGCATTTCGGGTTCACGGGCCAGTTCGTCAAGAGCTACGGCGAGTACAAGAACGGCACCGTTGCGTTCTTCGCCCGGCCTTCCTATGACTCACCCACCGCGCACGCACATGTACGAATCACACACTTGGGCGATCGGGTCGCCGACAATATCAATGCGGTCGGCTTCATCCGCGATGATGACCGTCGTGAGATCGACGGTGCCGTCAGAAAAACGTTCTGGCTTCGGAGTGGCGCTATCGAGCGTCTGCAGTACGGTTCGAACTACAACATTTACTGGGGACAGGAGGGCCTCCTGCGGAGCTGGAAGGTCGACGAGTCGCTCGAGTTTGACTGGCGGAATCGCTGGAGCACCTCCGTCAGCCACACTGAAGAGTTCAAGCGCTTCGAGAAAGACTTCCGGAACAGACAGACGAAGGTGGAGCTCGGTTACAACACGCGGTCCTATGAGTCGGTACGGGGCGGTTATTCGTTCGGGCGGAACTTTGACGCCGATTTCCAGCTCCTGAGCGCGGCTGCGAATTACACGGTGACCAAGGAGTTCTCGGTCGAATACGACCTTCAGCGGTTGGAGCTTGACCCGGACCCAGAGAACGAGAGCACCTGGATCCACGTCCTTCGCGCCAACCAGTTCTTCACACCTGATCTGTTTCTGCGTGTCTTCTTCCAGACGAACTCGGCGATTGACCGGCGGAACATGCAGGCGGTTTTCGTCTATCGGTATCTGCCACCGTTCGGGACCATACAGGTTGCCTACCAGCGCGGGACCGCGGAGTTCGGTAAACGCTCGAATCAGGGGAATACGCTGTTTATAAAGATCACGACTGTCTTGTAG